The following are encoded together in the Arcticibacterium luteifluviistationis genome:
- a CDS encoding SLC13 family permease yields the protein MKPNQKSIFLILGPLLFIVLQLFEPPAGMSPSAYSLLGITLWMAIWWVTESVPIAVTALLPIILFPLTGTIDIATTTASYGHKYVFLYLGGFILAIAIEKWNLHKRIALHIIKIIGTDVSKIILGFMVATALLSMWISNTATAVMMLPIGMSIVAQLQDNPNTEENENLIFGKALMLSIAYSASIGGMATLIGTPPNLVFAGYVEEVYQIEITFFQWLKFGLPIAIPLMIIAWIYLTKFAFTFKQKEFPGGKQEINRLLAAIGPMKREEKLVTIVFLLTAVSWITRSFILEKFLPAIDDTIIAMIAAVVLFMIPASGGKERLIDWEDTVKLPWGIILLFGGGMALAAGFEITGLAAWLGAQMSILQGLSLILLVLVVITLVNFFTEFTSNLATTAMLLPILAPIAISLNVNPYILMVSCTLAASCAFMMPVATPPNAVVFGSGYLRIPDMIKSGIWMNILSILFLTIMVYYLLPVVWGFDVGDFTEFVRAK from the coding sequence ATGAAGCCTAATCAAAAAAGCATATTCCTAATACTAGGGCCTCTGCTGTTTATAGTTTTACAGCTTTTTGAACCACCTGCGGGTATGTCACCCAGTGCATATAGTTTGCTTGGAATCACACTTTGGATGGCTATTTGGTGGGTTACGGAATCTGTGCCGATAGCCGTTACAGCTTTGCTCCCTATTATACTGTTTCCATTAACAGGAACTATTGACATAGCCACCACAACAGCATCTTATGGGCATAAATACGTCTTTCTGTACTTGGGAGGATTTATTCTTGCCATAGCTATTGAAAAATGGAATTTACACAAACGCATTGCCCTGCATATCATTAAAATTATAGGTACTGATGTCTCCAAAATCATTTTAGGCTTTATGGTGGCCACGGCACTGCTATCTATGTGGATATCTAATACTGCCACTGCGGTCATGATGCTGCCCATTGGCATGTCAATAGTGGCACAGTTACAAGACAATCCTAATACGGAAGAAAATGAAAACCTAATTTTTGGGAAAGCACTAATGCTAAGTATCGCTTATAGTGCCTCCATTGGAGGTATGGCAACACTTATTGGCACACCGCCCAACCTCGTTTTTGCGGGTTATGTAGAAGAAGTTTATCAAATCGAAATTACTTTTTTCCAGTGGTTAAAGTTTGGTTTACCTATCGCTATTCCGCTTATGATTATTGCTTGGATATACTTAACCAAATTTGCCTTTACCTTTAAACAGAAAGAATTCCCAGGCGGAAAACAAGAAATTAATAGATTGTTAGCGGCCATAGGCCCAATGAAGCGAGAGGAAAAGTTAGTAACAATAGTCTTCCTTTTAACTGCCGTGAGTTGGATAACACGGTCTTTCATTTTAGAAAAATTCTTACCTGCTATTGACGACACCATTATAGCGATGATAGCTGCTGTAGTATTATTTATGATACCGGCTTCGGGTGGAAAAGAGCGTTTGATAGACTGGGAAGATACCGTTAAACTCCCTTGGGGTATTATTCTCCTTTTTGGAGGGGGCATGGCACTGGCCGCAGGATTTGAAATTACAGGATTAGCCGCTTGGTTAGGAGCTCAAATGTCTATACTTCAGGGTTTATCACTAATCTTACTGGTATTGGTAGTCATAACATTGGTTAACTTTTTCACGGAGTTTACTTCAAATTTGGCAACCACCGCCATGTTACTGCCAATTTTAGCACCTATAGCTATTTCATTAAATGTGAACCCATATATCCTGATGGTGTCTTGTACGCTAGCGGCTTCTTGTGCATTTATGATGCCTGTGGCCACACCGCCAAATGCCGTAGTGTTTGGCTCTGGTTATTTAAGAATTCCGGATATGATTAAAAGTGGCATTTGGATGAATATTCTATCCATTTTGTTCTTGACCATCATGGTTTATTATCTCTTACCAGTGGTTTGGGGTTTTGATGTTGGTGATTTTACGGAGTTTGTTAGGGCGAAGTGA
- the dinD gene encoding DNA damage-inducible protein D, with translation MKISIIESLTENFESYAHATTDGVEFWMARDLQHLLAYSKWDNFQGVISKAKTACELSEQEIEDHFADVGKMVTIGSGAEKEISDIMLTRYACYLIAQNGDPRKETIAFAQRYFAVQTRKAELIEQKILEHERVQAREKLKSTEKELSQVIFEQTGGNQNFALIRSKGDNALFGKTTQQMKDRWGIKNKPLADFMPTLLLKAKDFATEITIYNAKENSMKTESQISREHITNNKSVRNTLISRGIRPENLSPEEDISKIDRRLKSDERKSLKNPKKLK, from the coding sequence GTGAAAATATCAATTATAGAAAGCCTTACTGAAAATTTTGAATCTTACGCTCATGCAACAACCGATGGAGTAGAGTTTTGGATGGCAAGAGATTTACAACATTTATTAGCCTACAGCAAATGGGATAACTTTCAAGGTGTAATTTCTAAAGCAAAAACAGCCTGTGAACTTTCTGAACAGGAAATTGAAGACCATTTTGCCGACGTCGGGAAGATGGTTACTATTGGCTCTGGTGCTGAAAAAGAAATTTCAGACATTATGCTGACTAGGTATGCATGTTATTTGATTGCTCAAAATGGTGACCCTAGAAAAGAAACAATAGCGTTTGCTCAGCGGTATTTTGCCGTTCAAACACGTAAAGCAGAACTTATTGAACAAAAGATTCTTGAACACGAAAGAGTACAGGCAAGAGAGAAATTAAAATCTACCGAAAAAGAATTATCACAGGTTATTTTTGAGCAAACTGGTGGTAATCAGAATTTTGCTTTAATCAGAAGTAAAGGAGATAATGCTCTGTTTGGGAAAACAACCCAACAAATGAAGGATAGATGGGGTATAAAAAATAAACCCTTAGCTGACTTTATGCCAACATTACTTTTAAAAGCAAAAGATTTCGCTACTGAGATTACAATCTATAATGCTAAAGAGAATTCGATGAAAACGGAAAGTCAAATTTCAAGAGAGCATATTACTAACAATAAATCAGTTCGTAACACATTAATATCCCGTGGAATTAGACCAGAGAACCTATCTCCCGAAGAAGACATAAGTAAAATTGATAGACGTTTAAAAAGCGACGAAAGAAAGAGTTTGAAGAACCCCAAAAAGCTTAAATAA
- a CDS encoding dicarboxylate/amino acid:cation symporter, translating into MIELRPLNNLSVHLDRLIKGRLWLKVIIGLFLGAGLGILINPSSGFVSESLSLSLANWLDLPGQIFMRLVQMIMIPLIFASIISGIIGNTSDNLKTFGIRLLLYFIFTTIVAISIGLVVTLIMKPGQYIFKLGGFPNSGEKILETAEQQPNIIDNIPEAISKLIPNNPLESILMGEMLGVVIFTIIIGVAITQLKSDTASPIIRFVEAIQKICMIVVSWAMMLVPYAVFGLMAALLSKIGIEIFLGLGYYMLVVILGLTFLVIFYLLMVFLVTRRNPFTFLSLIREPQLLAFSTASSAAVMPVSMKTADQKLGVSSNISDFVIPVGATINMDGTALFQCVTTLFMAQAYGIELSLINLVLITFTVVAASIGTPAIPGGGVIILASVLQSVGIPIDGLIVIIGIDRILGMFRTAVNVTGDLTASVIFNKFYGALKNESVSKNE; encoded by the coding sequence ATGATAGAACTAAGACCTCTTAATAATTTATCCGTTCATTTAGATAGACTTATTAAAGGCCGTTTATGGCTTAAAGTAATCATAGGGCTGTTTTTGGGTGCAGGGCTTGGTATTTTAATAAATCCCTCTTCTGGCTTCGTTTCTGAGAGTCTGAGCTTATCCCTCGCTAATTGGCTCGACCTTCCAGGGCAAATATTCATGCGTCTGGTTCAGATGATTATGATTCCCTTGATATTTGCCTCCATCATTTCAGGGATTATCGGAAACACCTCAGATAACCTTAAAACTTTCGGCATACGGCTATTACTGTATTTCATATTTACTACCATCGTTGCTATCAGCATTGGTTTAGTGGTTACGCTCATCATGAAACCTGGGCAGTATATTTTCAAACTTGGAGGGTTTCCTAACAGCGGCGAAAAAATATTAGAAACAGCAGAACAGCAGCCCAACATCATCGATAATATTCCTGAAGCTATCTCTAAACTTATCCCAAACAACCCATTGGAGTCTATTTTAATGGGAGAAATGCTGGGTGTAGTGATATTTACCATCATTATTGGCGTAGCCATCACACAGTTAAAATCCGATACTGCCAGTCCTATTATTCGTTTTGTAGAAGCCATTCAGAAAATATGCATGATAGTGGTTTCATGGGCCATGATGCTGGTGCCTTATGCTGTGTTTGGCTTAATGGCAGCTTTGCTGTCTAAAATTGGCATTGAAATATTTCTTGGCCTAGGCTACTATATGCTCGTTGTCATTTTGGGTTTAACATTCTTGGTCATTTTCTATTTACTCATGGTGTTTTTGGTTACCAGAAGAAACCCTTTTACATTTTTGAGTTTGATACGTGAGCCGCAACTCTTGGCTTTTTCTACCGCTAGTTCTGCAGCGGTAATGCCCGTTTCCATGAAAACCGCCGACCAAAAACTTGGCGTGTCTTCTAATATCAGTGATTTTGTAATTCCTGTAGGTGCCACTATAAATATGGATGGCACAGCCTTGTTTCAGTGCGTCACCACTTTGTTTATGGCACAAGCATATGGCATAGAACTATCGCTTATAAATTTAGTATTAATTACCTTTACCGTGGTGGCGGCATCTATAGGAACGCCGGCCATTCCTGGGGGAGGCGTTATCATTCTTGCATCAGTGCTCCAAAGCGTCGGTATTCCGATAGATGGACTTATTGTGATTATTGGTATTGATAGAATTTTGGGAATGTTTAGAACAGCCGTAAACGTGACGGGAGACCTAACCGCCAGTGTAATTTTTAATAAGTTTTATGGAGCTTTAAAGAATGAATCTGTTAGTAAGAATGAATAA
- a CDS encoding PIN-like domain-containing protein: MKSKFPGYFKLTKEEINQLWKTALFTFDANILLNLYRYSDETREEFYKILEKIKDRIWIPHQSAQEFFNNRLAVIGQQEKSYEEAISAINTLESEFKNSRQHPFINSRLLKKFSNLSKDICEQLNENKQFHNKRIQQDDILEKIEKLFNDKVGEEYNSERIEQLYREGDTRFSNKVPPGYKDSNKKDDVGRNGRQYGDLVVWKQTIEKSKESKNAIILITDDRKEDWWVRFNGKTIGPRPELIKEFKDETSKSFHMYQSDRFLEFAREYLNETINEKAIEEIRELRRLDEKRRLSEIRREQEKSKYLDDKESLFKDSQLLEEELKYLEESKIELYGRIEVEKNKLDNSDPSAFDTSQMEKLQKVLLNTERHIMHILVKRDELRERYKSMQSRLSRRKLL; encoded by the coding sequence ATGAAATCTAAGTTTCCTGGATATTTCAAGTTAACCAAAGAAGAAATTAATCAACTTTGGAAAACGGCTCTCTTCACTTTTGATGCAAATATCTTACTGAACTTGTATCGATATTCAGATGAAACAAGGGAAGAGTTCTATAAAATACTAGAGAAAATAAAAGATAGAATTTGGATACCACACCAATCTGCCCAAGAATTTTTTAATAATAGGCTCGCCGTGATTGGACAACAAGAGAAATCCTACGAAGAAGCGATTTCTGCAATAAATACTTTGGAGTCTGAGTTTAAAAATTCACGCCAACATCCTTTTATAAATTCGAGATTATTGAAAAAGTTCTCTAATCTTAGTAAAGACATTTGTGAGCAATTAAATGAAAATAAGCAATTTCATAATAAGCGAATTCAACAAGATGATATTTTAGAAAAAATTGAAAAACTATTCAATGATAAAGTTGGAGAAGAATACAATTCCGAACGAATTGAACAATTGTATAGAGAAGGCGATACGCGATTCAGCAATAAAGTTCCTCCAGGTTATAAGGATTCTAATAAGAAAGATGATGTCGGTAGAAATGGACGTCAATATGGTGACCTTGTAGTTTGGAAACAAACAATTGAAAAGTCTAAAGAATCCAAAAATGCAATAATCTTAATTACTGATGATAGAAAAGAAGATTGGTGGGTTCGTTTTAATGGAAAAACAATTGGGCCGAGACCAGAACTAATCAAAGAGTTTAAAGATGAAACATCGAAATCTTTTCATATGTATCAGTCAGATAGGTTTTTAGAGTTCGCAAGAGAATATTTAAATGAGACAATTAATGAAAAAGCCATTGAAGAAATAAGAGAATTAAGAAGACTAGATGAAAAAAGAAGGTTGTCCGAAATTAGGCGTGAACAAGAAAAATCTAAATATTTAGATGATAAAGAATCTCTTTTTAAAGATAGCCAATTACTAGAAGAAGAACTCAAGTATTTGGAAGAATCAAAGATCGAGTTATACGGAAGAATAGAAGTCGAAAAAAATAAACTTGACAATTCCGATCCAAGTGCATTCGACACTAGTCAAATGGAGAAACTTCAAAAAGTATTATTAAATACGGAGCGTCACATAATGCACATTTTGGTGAAACGTGATGAGCTCAGAGAAAGATATAAATCAATGCAAAGTCGATTAAGTCGCCGTAAGCTATTGTAG
- a CDS encoding DPP IV N-terminal domain-containing protein — MNKRLKILVATILCVMSMPMVMAQSQYFGQNKPRYKKIDFRVLQSPHYELYHYFDDKDQANKLMIDSEHWYKLHQEVFKLAFITPNPLIIYKNHPDFQETTAIGGQIGEGTGGVTEGLRNRVIMPMMYTHRQTDHVLGHELVHAFQYKTMAYGSDSTTMASIGNLPLFMVEGLAEYMSIGREDSHTAMWMRDAVESGDIPTIEDLVTKQYKYFPYRWGQAFWAYVTATYGDDIIRPLFKETAMYGVQAAFKRSFSMDLDRFSAKFKQSLIDSYTPLKAGTETEARGLVLASEETGSEMNVSPTISPDGKYIAYISSKNVLSLDIYIADAETGKTIKKISSNSFAGHVDSYSFIETAGTWSPDSKHLAIVVQSKGKNKLSIINTANGSKKTYAIKGVDAFTNPTWSPDGNSVVVSGLVEALSDLYQFNLKSKEVENLTNDEFSDIQPSWSADGKYIYFVTDREGAYARLEKANLSISRYDVASKKVENLNILKGADNFNPVADPTGENIVFLSDRDGYRNIYKYNLASQELIKLTNYYTGVSGITMFSPAISMASATGDIAYSYFLDGAYSIVKAKSTDLLSEPIDNSVDKIAGRLAPFDWKDGRDLVQSNLNKQGLVSRTRTSSLLEKNYSPRFNLDYLANSGLGASTSRFGTGVGGGVTALFSDMLNNNQLSATVALNGEIQDFGGQIFYLNQKNPLQFGASVSHIPYQILVDREKYYSGTFTTIEPASQDLRELAELSYSIARIFIDEVSLFAFKPLSKTKRFEIGTSFNNYSASVKKYSNNYRVTRNSQGIVDSSRYTGEIYRTKLKPEEYPDDFKFERFGLFNTYVALVGDNSTFGTVAPLNGYRYRIQAGQYYGNDIKLTEVLIDARKYYYLNPFTVAGRFLYNGRFSPENFDILNQVNPLDLSFPWHMHGFREQYLTNLPFGQTTESNYRGEQIGLVNFEVRLPFTGPKQLALIPFNFLPSDLNFFVDAGLAHSSNTAIGDMTNVKSKFFDNFNQNVIFSTGASLRINVLGYLILEPYFALPFYNGGKKPVVTGVNFMIPGW, encoded by the coding sequence ATGAATAAAAGATTGAAAATATTAGTAGCCACTATCTTATGTGTAATGAGCATGCCTATGGTCATGGCTCAATCGCAGTATTTTGGTCAAAACAAACCGCGTTATAAGAAAATAGACTTCCGAGTACTTCAAAGTCCGCATTACGAGCTCTATCATTATTTTGATGATAAAGACCAAGCGAACAAACTGATGATTGACTCAGAACATTGGTATAAACTACATCAAGAGGTTTTTAAATTGGCGTTCATTACGCCTAATCCGTTAATAATTTATAAGAATCATCCCGATTTTCAGGAAACTACCGCTATTGGTGGGCAAATAGGAGAAGGAACTGGTGGAGTTACCGAAGGGCTTAGAAATAGGGTAATAATGCCCATGATGTACACGCACAGGCAAACAGACCATGTTTTAGGGCATGAGCTAGTACACGCTTTTCAATACAAAACCATGGCTTACGGGTCAGATTCTACCACTATGGCTAGTATTGGAAACCTGCCACTTTTTATGGTTGAAGGTTTGGCGGAATACATGTCAATAGGCCGAGAAGACTCGCACACCGCCATGTGGATGCGTGATGCTGTGGAAAGTGGCGACATTCCGACCATTGAAGATTTGGTAACTAAGCAATATAAATATTTTCCATATAGATGGGGGCAGGCTTTCTGGGCTTATGTGACGGCTACTTATGGTGACGATATTATTCGCCCATTATTCAAAGAAACAGCCATGTATGGTGTTCAGGCAGCTTTCAAAAGGTCTTTTAGTATGGACTTGGACAGGTTCTCTGCCAAATTCAAACAATCGCTTATTGATTCTTACACACCACTTAAAGCGGGAACAGAAACCGAAGCAAGAGGACTAGTTTTAGCATCTGAAGAAACAGGGAGTGAAATGAACGTTTCGCCTACTATTAGTCCTGACGGCAAATACATCGCCTATATTTCTTCTAAAAATGTGCTGTCTTTAGACATTTACATAGCTGACGCAGAAACGGGCAAAACCATTAAAAAGATATCGTCTAATTCTTTTGCAGGGCATGTAGACTCTTACAGTTTTATAGAAACCGCCGGAACATGGTCGCCAGATAGTAAGCACTTGGCCATAGTGGTGCAGTCAAAAGGAAAAAACAAGCTCAGCATTATCAATACTGCCAATGGTAGCAAAAAGACCTACGCTATTAAAGGAGTAGATGCTTTTACCAATCCAACATGGTCGCCTGATGGCAATTCTGTGGTAGTTTCTGGTTTGGTAGAAGCTCTTTCTGACCTTTATCAATTCAACTTAAAGTCAAAAGAAGTAGAAAACCTGACCAATGACGAGTTTTCTGACATTCAGCCTAGTTGGTCTGCAGATGGTAAGTACATCTATTTTGTAACAGACAGAGAAGGAGCATATGCCAGACTGGAAAAAGCTAACCTTTCCATTAGCCGATATGATGTAGCTTCTAAAAAAGTAGAAAACCTAAACATATTAAAAGGAGCCGATAATTTTAATCCCGTAGCCGACCCAACAGGTGAAAACATTGTTTTCTTGTCTGACAGGGATGGTTACAGAAACATTTACAAGTATAATTTAGCCAGCCAAGAATTAATTAAACTAACCAATTACTATACAGGTGTAAGCGGAATTACCATGTTTTCTCCGGCTATTAGCATGGCATCCGCCACGGGAGATATCGCATACAGTTACTTTTTGGATGGTGCTTACAGCATAGTTAAAGCTAAATCAACAGATTTATTATCAGAACCAATTGACAACTCTGTTGACAAAATAGCCGGACGTTTGGCACCTTTTGACTGGAAAGACGGAAGAGATTTAGTACAAAGCAATTTGAACAAACAAGGTTTGGTTTCTAGAACTAGAACCAGCTCGCTATTAGAGAAAAACTACAGCCCAAGGTTCAATTTAGATTACTTAGCTAACTCTGGATTAGGAGCCTCTACCTCTCGCTTTGGAACAGGAGTTGGTGGTGGAGTCACGGCTTTATTTAGTGATATGCTAAACAATAACCAATTATCAGCCACGGTAGCCTTAAACGGTGAAATACAAGATTTTGGTGGTCAAATTTTCTACCTTAATCAAAAGAACCCATTGCAGTTTGGTGCTTCTGTTTCGCACATTCCTTATCAAATCCTTGTCGACCGCGAAAAATACTACAGTGGTACTTTTACAACTATTGAACCCGCGTCGCAGGACTTGAGGGAATTAGCTGAGTTAAGCTATAGCATTGCTAGGATTTTTATAGATGAGGTATCACTTTTTGCTTTCAAGCCTCTGTCCAAGACCAAAAGATTTGAAATAGGGACTTCCTTTAATAATTACTCAGCTAGTGTTAAAAAATATAGTAATAATTATCGTGTAACCAGAAATAGCCAAGGAATTGTTGACAGTTCTCGATATACGGGTGAAATCTATAGGACAAAACTAAAACCTGAAGAGTATCCAGATGATTTTAAGTTTGAAAGATTTGGGCTATTCAACACCTATGTAGCTTTGGTTGGGGACAATTCAACTTTTGGAACAGTGGCTCCCTTAAATGGATATCGCTACCGTATTCAAGCAGGTCAGTATTATGGTAACGACATAAAACTTACCGAAGTTTTAATAGATGCTAGGAAATACTATTATTTGAACCCCTTTACAGTTGCGGGAAGATTCCTTTATAACGGGCGTTTCAGTCCAGAAAATTTCGATATATTGAATCAGGTAAATCCATTAGATTTAAGTTTTCCATGGCATATGCATGGTTTTCGAGAGCAATATTTAACTAACCTACCCTTTGGGCAAACTACTGAAAGTAACTATCGGGGAGAGCAAATCGGCTTAGTAAATTTTGAGGTGAGACTACCTTTTACGGGACCTAAACAACTTGCTCTTATTCCATTTAATTTTCTTCCTTCTGATTTGAATTTCTTTGTGGATGCTGGATTAGCTCATTCGAGCAACACCGCTATTGGTGATATGACAAACGTAAAGTCTAAGTTCTTTGACAATTTTAATCAGAATGTAATATTCAGTACAGGAGCTTCCTTAAGAATTAACGTTCTAGGCTATTTGATACTAGAACCATATTTTGCTTTACCTTTTTATAATGGTGGTAAAAAACCTGTGGTAACTGGCGTAAACTTTATGATTCCGGGATGGTAA
- a CDS encoding C40 family peptidase, whose product MKKIYFLFAFFIGGIAFGQTNYSPRLFVKACKKYKGTPYKFGGNDKRGIDCSGVIRNAFTSLDVTFPRVSYQQAEVFRTIKLKKARKGDLLYFKTAGSRINHTGVVVKKRGSKKLMFLHASSSGGVRIDNLKSDYWNARFVKITRPIEYSR is encoded by the coding sequence TTGAAAAAAATATACTTTTTGTTCGCCTTTTTTATTGGTGGTATTGCCTTTGGCCAAACCAACTATTCTCCACGCCTTTTCGTAAAGGCCTGTAAGAAATATAAGGGTACGCCTTATAAATTTGGTGGAAATGATAAACGCGGAATTGATTGTTCTGGAGTGATTCGCAATGCTTTCACCAGTTTAGACGTTACTTTTCCTAGGGTTTCTTACCAGCAAGCCGAAGTTTTTAGAACTATTAAGCTGAAAAAAGCCAGAAAAGGCGATTTACTGTATTTTAAAACTGCTGGAAGCAGAATTAACCATACAGGTGTGGTGGTCAAGAAAAGGGGCAGCAAGAAGTTGATGTTTCTCCATGCTTCTAGTTCAGGCGGAGTTAGGATTGATAACCTAAAATCTGATTACTGGAATGCCCGTTTCGTGAAGATTACCCGACCTATAGAATATTCTAGATGA
- a CDS encoding TlpA family protein disulfide reductase, translating to MKFLFSLMLLSSFAANAQELFKLKGEIKNPTEDKLVITLYRNWVEEPEDYNLFLDSTNQFSFEASLDEIAYLDINYGLNGVLFQIIEPGDDIFLDVNTDDFYESFLPSGKGSEKWLYYLSHRKRFELVIDAERDLFKYIKDGPEVYGGKLKALRKEQLALLDEFRRNVSEDFFRLRRADITGRIDQYYLDFLISNDMLNMVMNNFEMKTITPNLQDKSFEYGFFVESLIEAYKTSIGTEDKEGILDDYTFLKYAFTRDLIGKPIAERLIAHKISTDLDINGYSIDSETAVRNFSEFAKNQNYLDFLNQKLSMVKGKSLGEAAPNFSLLDTEGHAFSLKDFRGKKLLIVFWASWCEPCLKDLTYLPIINNYFKNSKNLNILNIAIDTPEDFANVVSKGENASKSSRVDPNSEFLKAYGIHTVPSYLLIDENGNWLEDQLIEPSFDEGRGLIKQMETIFSKI from the coding sequence ATGAAATTCCTATTTTCTCTTATGCTCTTATCATCCTTTGCTGCAAATGCACAAGAGCTTTTCAAGCTTAAAGGAGAAATCAAAAATCCTACGGAAGACAAGCTCGTAATAACCTTATATAGAAACTGGGTAGAAGAACCAGAGGATTATAACCTGTTTTTAGATAGTACCAATCAATTCTCTTTTGAGGCTTCATTGGACGAAATAGCCTACTTAGATATAAATTATGGACTAAATGGAGTTCTTTTTCAGATTATAGAACCTGGCGATGATATTTTCTTAGATGTAAATACCGATGATTTCTACGAGTCCTTTTTGCCTTCAGGCAAAGGAAGTGAGAAGTGGCTTTATTATTTGAGTCACAGAAAAAGGTTTGAACTGGTAATTGATGCTGAAAGAGACTTATTCAAATACATTAAAGATGGTCCAGAAGTATATGGTGGAAAACTAAAAGCCCTCAGAAAAGAGCAGCTAGCACTTTTAGACGAATTCAGAAGAAATGTCTCTGAAGATTTTTTCCGACTAAGAAGAGCCGATATCACAGGAAGAATAGACCAATACTATTTAGACTTTCTGATTTCAAATGACATGCTAAACATGGTCATGAATAATTTTGAAATGAAAACCATTACGCCAAATCTACAAGACAAGTCATTTGAATATGGCTTCTTCGTAGAAAGTCTTATAGAAGCTTATAAGACGAGTATTGGAACAGAAGATAAAGAAGGAATCCTTGACGACTATACCTTTTTGAAGTATGCTTTCACCAGAGATTTGATAGGAAAACCTATTGCAGAAAGGCTGATTGCCCATAAAATAAGCACCGACTTAGACATCAATGGATATTCTATTGACAGCGAGACCGCCGTTCGAAATTTCTCCGAATTCGCTAAAAATCAAAACTATTTAGATTTTCTAAACCAAAAACTCTCCATGGTAAAAGGTAAATCTCTGGGCGAAGCCGCACCTAATTTTTCCCTGCTCGATACGGAAGGACACGCTTTTTCGTTAAAAGATTTCAGAGGTAAAAAGCTTTTGATTGTCTTTTGGGCTTCTTGGTGTGAGCCATGCCTTAAAGACCTCACTTATTTACCGATTATCAACAACTACTTCAAAAACAGTAAGAATTTAAACATCTTGAATATCGCTATTGATACACCAGAGGACTTTGCAAACGTGGTTTCTAAAGGAGAAAATGCAAGCAAATCTAGCAGGGTAGACCCCAATAGTGAGTTTTTGAAGGCTTATGGTATACATACAGTACCAAGTTATTTGTTGATAGACGAAAATGGAAATTGGCTAGAAGACCAGCTTATTGAGCCATCATTTGATGAAGGAAGAGGCTTGATAAAGCAAATGGAGACCATTTTCTCTAAAATTTAG
- a CDS encoding ABC transporter ATP-binding protein — MLQIKNFKKEYQGHLILDIPFLDIPEGVSWFQGVNGSGKSTFFKAISGIIPFEGAVLFDGHLDLHKSPVEFRRIINYSFAEPRFPDYLSGKDILDYYEKIYKTDSSEIEELVEVFGVATFYQTAIGTYSSGMLKKISLIAAMIGEAKILALDEPLTTIDKESQEKLLGILAKKVSQGVNILIASHHELPESSLIVNHHFKVENQTIRKQ; from the coding sequence ATGCTTCAAATTAAAAATTTCAAGAAGGAATATCAGGGTCATTTAATTCTTGATATACCTTTTTTAGATATCCCTGAAGGTGTTTCCTGGTTTCAGGGTGTGAATGGCTCAGGGAAGTCAACCTTTTTTAAGGCCATTTCGGGTATTATTCCTTTTGAAGGAGCCGTGCTTTTTGATGGTCATTTAGACTTACATAAGTCTCCAGTAGAATTCCGACGAATTATAAATTACAGCTTCGCAGAACCCCGTTTCCCTGATTATTTGTCTGGAAAAGACATTTTAGACTATTACGAGAAAATTTACAAAACAGATAGCTCAGAAATAGAGGAATTGGTAGAAGTATTTGGTGTGGCTACATTTTACCAAACAGCCATAGGGACGTATTCCAGCGGCATGTTAAAGAAAATAAGTCTGATAGCTGCAATGATTGGCGAAGCCAAAATTTTAGCCCTAGACGAGCCATTAACAACAATAGACAAAGAATCACAAGAGAAATTATTAGGAATCCTAGCCAAGAAAGTAAGCCAAGGAGTCAACATTCTGATAGCCTCCCACCATGAATTGCCAGAAAGCAGTTTAATTGTAAATCACCATTTTAAAGTAGAGAACCAAACGATTAGAAAACAATAA